The Zobellia alginiliquefaciens genome contains a region encoding:
- a CDS encoding FecR family protein, which translates to MNLVSLEALLVKFLGNSANGKDLDELNQYFGNEEYTGFIKKYLETHFVVLYKMNRADLEETKKELLKEIRRDKKLTLRRNVFQGLKYAAIFVCVLAVSIYMYKGTEDVIDTNIQSKENTITLEHSNGLVEEISETGTLAIKNNDGKLIANQTGNKISFNMKEPSEKIEYNTITVPYGKNITVALSDSTEVTMNAGSRMTFPTFFKKGVGRKVKLSGEAFFKVSHDEAHPFIVGLDSLDVRVLGTTFNVANYTEDSVTEIVLVSGLVELVPNSVGKEAPVLLKPGYKGTFHKKNSKIEMTEVPTGLYTSWVNGYVVFREAPFNNILQKLERYYNITIINPENHLEGQRFNATIDVQKESISQVLEYFSKMHNIQFEVSKDEIIIIKK; encoded by the coding sequence ATGAATTTAGTTTCCTTAGAAGCGCTACTTGTTAAATTTTTGGGCAATTCTGCCAACGGTAAAGATTTAGATGAGCTAAATCAATACTTTGGTAATGAAGAATACACAGGTTTTATTAAAAAATATTTAGAAACGCACTTTGTTGTTTTATACAAAATGAACCGAGCTGATTTAGAAGAAACCAAGAAAGAGCTTTTAAAAGAGATTAGAAGGGACAAAAAGCTTACCCTAAGAAGAAATGTATTTCAGGGTCTCAAATACGCCGCTATTTTCGTGTGTGTTCTAGCGGTGAGCATTTACATGTATAAAGGAACTGAAGATGTAATAGATACCAATATTCAGTCAAAAGAGAATACTATCACATTAGAACACTCTAACGGGCTGGTTGAAGAAATTTCGGAAACTGGTACTTTGGCAATAAAAAACAATGATGGTAAATTGATAGCGAATCAAACTGGTAACAAAATCAGTTTTAATATGAAGGAGCCGTCAGAAAAGATTGAATACAATACCATAACGGTTCCTTATGGTAAAAATATTACCGTGGCACTTTCTGATAGTACCGAGGTAACCATGAATGCCGGTAGCCGTATGACCTTCCCTACATTTTTTAAGAAGGGAGTTGGGAGAAAAGTGAAATTATCCGGGGAGGCTTTTTTTAAGGTGAGTCATGATGAGGCACATCCCTTTATTGTAGGTTTGGATAGTTTAGATGTGAGGGTTCTGGGAACAACTTTTAATGTAGCAAATTATACTGAAGATTCTGTTACTGAAATTGTTTTGGTCTCAGGGCTAGTCGAACTGGTTCCGAACTCTGTTGGAAAGGAAGCTCCGGTATTGCTTAAACCTGGCTATAAAGGAACTTTTCATAAAAAGAATTCAAAAATCGAAATGACAGAAGTTCCAACGGGGCTCTACACTTCTTGGGTAAATGGATATGTGGTTTTTAGAGAAGCTCCGTTCAACAACATTCTTCAAAAGTTAGAGAGGTATTATAATATAACTATAATCAATCCAGAAAACCACCTTGAAGGTCAGCGCTTCAATGCCACTATTGATGTGCAAAAAGAATCAATCAGCCAGGTGCTTGAATATTTTAGTAAGATGCACAATATTCAGTTTGAGGTCTCTAAAGATGAAATAATCATTATAAAAAAATAA
- a CDS encoding alpha/beta hydrolase family protein, which translates to MVNRYIKYLYITLKLLIILAPEICLGQSQFDTLKNHKSEEKIKKFDDTRENKWSGDFKLVEIPSSVDGYAQRAYFYKTASKSSKPLIVSLHTWSGDYQQVDDLTPMILQKDLNYIHPDFRGSNNTVNACASELAISDIEDSISYAIQNSNVDTTEIYVIGVSGGGYATLASFMKLKHKVKKFAAWAPISDLIAWHRESTVRRNKYRKDILDCTNSGNELNVDLAKRKSPLFMKTPTTRLTSASLSIYAGVYDGFRGSVPITHSINFYNKILKDLSVSDSTKYVSDTEALKLLQHISPSVRLDSIGGRKVYLKREYGNLSLNIFEGNHEMLTEFALNKLLE; encoded by the coding sequence AAATTTGTTTGGGGCAAAGCCAGTTTGACACATTAAAGAATCATAAATCCGAAGAAAAGATTAAAAAATTTGATGATACTAGAGAAAATAAATGGAGTGGCGACTTTAAGTTGGTTGAGATTCCTTCTAGTGTAGATGGTTATGCTCAGAGAGCTTACTTTTATAAAACAGCCTCAAAGTCTAGTAAACCTTTAATTGTTTCCTTGCATACATGGAGCGGTGATTATCAGCAGGTGGATGATTTAACACCTATGATACTACAAAAGGATTTAAACTATATCCATCCAGATTTTCGAGGGTCCAATAATACAGTGAATGCCTGCGCCAGCGAATTAGCCATTTCGGATATTGAGGATTCTATCTCTTATGCCATTCAGAACTCAAATGTCGATACAACTGAAATCTATGTCATTGGTGTCAGCGGAGGGGGGTATGCAACTTTAGCTTCGTTCATGAAATTAAAACATAAAGTAAAAAAATTTGCAGCTTGGGCACCAATCTCAGATTTGATCGCATGGCATCGCGAAAGTACCGTAAGACGAAATAAGTACCGTAAGGATATACTTGACTGTACAAATTCTGGAAACGAATTAAACGTCGATTTGGCCAAACGAAAATCACCTTTATTTATGAAAACGCCTACGACACGCTTAACTAGTGCTTCGCTATCGATTTATGCAGGAGTCTATGATGGCTTTCGAGGCAGTGTGCCCATTACACATTCTATAAATTTTTATAATAAAATATTAAAAGATTTGTCAGTTTCTGATAGCACCAAGTATGTGTCAGATACGGAAGCTCTAAAGTTACTCCAGCACATATCCCCATCAGTTAGGCTTGATAGTATTGGGGGGAGGAAAGTCTACCTCAAACGAGAGTATGGAAACCTAAGTTTAAATATTTTTGAAGGGAATCACGAAATGCTGACCGAATTTGCCCTAAATAAACTGCTAGAATAA
- a CDS encoding TonB-dependent receptor, with protein sequence MKKRLNSAGRMSCLFKLQMKLSLLLLTVTIAMQANSTYSQKKITLDLENVTLARVIDEIEASTDFKFIFNIETVSTDRVISLRIRNAEINKVLNLVFRQSPNIEYEIYRDKILLLPINEDERMSVEAKVLIALKVDVKGTVTDKNGTPLPGANIVEKGTNNGVTADFDGNFNIKLTDEKAVLVVSYIGFASKEIPLKGQTELRITLEERLAGLDEVVVIGYGTQRKSDLTGSVSSVSEEELKALPVASFDQALQGRAAGVQISQSSSQPGGALSIRIRGGNSINAGNEPLYVIDGIPIYNDNVKSQAGVIAAPSLNALSSLNPGDIESIEILKDASATAIYGSRGANGVVIVTTKRGKTGKPKITLETYTGIQEVRRTIPMLNAHQYAEFRNEAFVNGGGLPTFSDAEVQAMGEGTNWQNELFQSALIQNYQVGASGGTETSQYALSVGYFDQEGIIINSGFKRYSARLNLDSKVSDFLKVGSNLAYSRTVADVAKTGGGINGLQNIQSPNGSVVASAIFYNPVIPVRDEDGNFTFDNTSTQGNGGGNQANVPFENPIAYATLATNESFSNRLLGSVFAEFQLLKTVSFKSSFSVDVFDNKQNRYEPSTIREGLIAPNGFAHVGSTSTVSWLSENIFSYDFTFGEDHRLNGVAGFTYQDFHNESFSSSAADFVNDVVSFNDLSSGNIQYPSQSNLFDWALESYLGRLNYSFKDRYLFTFTGRIDGSSRFGKNNKYAFFPSGSFAWRLSQEEYLSSSKVISNLKLRASVGITGNQEIPVYQSLARLGVNRYTINGEPVVGISPTGVANPGLRWEKTTQTNIGMDASFFRSRLNLSVDAYQKTTDDLLLAVQLPKSSGFGTALQNIGSVENKGLELALDAILIDGPLFWSLGFNTAINKNEVTDLGGEERRYIDPGFNLFKGQAVSALVEGEPIGNFIGYQNAGIFSTQQEIDASAQPDAQLGARRYVDQNDDGQIDDKDRTIIGNALPDFTGGLNTKVSYKNFDLDVFFNYSIGNDVYNMVALEAEFLNGRQNNSTTVLNRWTPENTNTDVMSAGNPSVAYFRQSHDRWVEDASFLRLRNISLGYNFPVDKMNIEWLRAVKIYISGQNLWTLTDYTGFDPEVNLTQESNINIGFDYGAYPAARTITLGLNVEF encoded by the coding sequence ATGAAAAAAAGGTTGAATTCCGCGGGAAGAATGTCCTGTCTATTCAAATTACAGATGAAATTATCGCTATTACTCCTTACGGTGACCATTGCGATGCAAGCCAACTCAACATATTCCCAGAAAAAGATTACACTTGATTTGGAGAATGTTACCCTCGCTCGGGTCATAGATGAAATAGAAGCGAGTACCGACTTTAAATTTATATTTAATATAGAAACGGTTAGTACGGATAGAGTTATAAGCTTGCGTATTCGTAATGCTGAAATCAATAAGGTCTTGAACTTGGTTTTCAGGCAGAGCCCCAATATTGAATATGAAATTTACCGAGATAAGATATTACTGTTGCCTATTAACGAGGATGAAAGGATGTCTGTCGAGGCTAAAGTCTTGATAGCACTAAAAGTGGATGTAAAGGGAACTGTTACAGACAAGAACGGCACGCCCCTGCCTGGTGCGAATATTGTGGAGAAGGGAACCAACAATGGCGTAACCGCTGATTTTGATGGAAATTTTAATATTAAGTTAACAGATGAGAAGGCTGTATTAGTTGTCTCTTATATAGGTTTTGCGTCAAAAGAGATTCCTTTAAAAGGTCAAACGGAGTTAAGGATTACCTTGGAGGAGCGGTTGGCTGGATTAGATGAGGTAGTTGTAATAGGTTACGGTACACAACGAAAGAGTGATTTAACCGGATCTGTATCTTCTGTATCCGAGGAAGAACTTAAGGCCTTGCCTGTAGCGTCTTTTGATCAAGCATTGCAAGGACGCGCAGCTGGGGTACAGATTAGCCAATCATCAAGTCAGCCAGGTGGAGCCCTTTCAATAAGGATTAGAGGAGGTAATTCTATAAATGCCGGAAATGAACCATTGTATGTAATTGACGGGATTCCAATTTACAATGATAATGTTAAAAGTCAAGCAGGTGTAATCGCAGCTCCTAGTCTAAATGCACTATCCAGCTTAAATCCTGGGGATATAGAAAGTATAGAGATTTTGAAGGATGCTTCGGCCACCGCCATTTATGGGTCAAGGGGTGCCAATGGCGTGGTTATAGTAACGACCAAGCGCGGTAAAACAGGCAAGCCTAAAATAACCCTTGAAACCTATACAGGTATACAAGAAGTTAGGCGAACCATTCCTATGCTCAATGCCCACCAATACGCGGAGTTTAGAAATGAGGCATTTGTTAATGGAGGTGGGTTGCCAACTTTCTCCGATGCGGAAGTACAGGCTATGGGCGAAGGCACGAATTGGCAAAATGAACTTTTCCAATCAGCGCTGATACAGAATTATCAGGTTGGTGCTTCTGGGGGTACGGAAACCTCTCAGTATGCGCTTTCAGTTGGATATTTTGATCAAGAAGGTATTATAATCAATTCTGGCTTTAAACGCTATTCCGCACGGCTGAATTTGGATTCCAAAGTTTCGGACTTTTTAAAGGTGGGTAGCAATTTGGCCTATAGTAGGACAGTAGCGGACGTTGCAAAGACAGGAGGAGGTATTAACGGTCTTCAAAACATACAAAGCCCTAACGGCAGCGTTGTAGCTTCTGCAATATTTTATAATCCTGTAATTCCGGTTAGGGACGAAGATGGAAACTTTACTTTCGATAATACCAGCACACAAGGAAATGGTGGTGGTAACCAAGCTAACGTTCCCTTTGAAAACCCGATTGCGTATGCAACTTTAGCAACCAATGAGAGTTTCAGCAATAGACTCCTTGGTAGTGTTTTTGCGGAATTTCAACTTTTAAAAACTGTTTCGTTTAAAAGTAGTTTTAGCGTAGATGTTTTCGACAACAAACAAAATAGATATGAGCCAAGTACTATTAGGGAAGGATTAATAGCCCCGAACGGATTTGCTCATGTAGGTTCCACCAGCACAGTTTCATGGCTGAGCGAGAATATATTTTCCTACGATTTTACTTTTGGTGAAGACCATAGACTAAACGGTGTCGCAGGTTTTACCTATCAGGATTTTCATAATGAATCGTTTTCTTCCAGTGCTGCAGATTTTGTCAACGATGTGGTCTCATTTAATGATCTATCATCTGGAAATATTCAATATCCAAGTCAGAGCAATTTGTTTGATTGGGCTCTTGAATCTTATCTAGGAAGGCTTAATTATTCGTTTAAAGACCGTTACCTTTTCACTTTTACGGGAAGAATAGATGGATCTTCACGGTTTGGGAAAAACAATAAATATGCATTTTTTCCTTCAGGTTCCTTTGCATGGCGACTTTCCCAAGAAGAGTATCTTAGTTCCTCAAAAGTGATAAGTAATTTAAAGTTAAGGGCCAGTGTTGGTATTACGGGAAATCAGGAAATTCCGGTTTACCAGTCTTTGGCCAGGCTAGGTGTAAACAGATATACCATTAATGGTGAACCGGTAGTTGGAATTTCACCAACTGGAGTGGCAAATCCAGGTTTACGATGGGAGAAGACTACACAAACTAATATTGGTATGGATGCCTCATTCTTTAGAAGTAGGTTGAACCTTTCCGTTGATGCTTACCAAAAAACTACTGATGATTTGTTATTGGCTGTACAGTTACCCAAATCTTCTGGTTTTGGGACAGCATTGCAAAATATTGGTTCTGTAGAAAATAAAGGTTTAGAATTAGCACTGGATGCCATTTTGATTGATGGGCCACTTTTTTGGAGCTTAGGTTTTAATACGGCCATCAATAAGAACGAAGTAACAGATTTAGGGGGGGAGGAAAGAAGGTATATTGATCCGGGTTTTAATTTGTTCAAAGGACAAGCGGTTTCTGCATTAGTGGAAGGTGAACCCATAGGTAATTTCATAGGGTATCAAAATGCAGGAATATTTAGTACCCAGCAAGAAATCGATGCCTCGGCACAACCCGATGCGCAATTAGGGGCGCGCAGGTACGTGGATCAAAATGATGATGGGCAAATCGATGACAAAGATAGAACGATTATAGGCAATGCCTTACCTGATTTCACAGGTGGTTTAAATACTAAAGTTTCCTATAAGAATTTTGATTTGGATGTATTCTTCAATTACAGTATCGGGAACGATGTATACAATATGGTTGCCCTAGAAGCGGAATTTTTAAATGGAAGACAAAACAATTCTACCACCGTTCTCAATCGTTGGACCCCCGAGAATACAAATACTGATGTAATGTCAGCCGGTAATCCTTCAGTAGCCTATTTTAGACAGTCCCATGACCGGTGGGTAGAAGATGCTTCCTTTTTACGGTTGCGAAACATCTCATTAGGGTACAATTTCCCCGTTGATAAAATGAACATTGAGTGGTTGCGCGCAGTCAAAATTTATATAAGTGGTCAGAATTTATGGACATTAACAGATTATACAGGTTTTGACCCAGAGGTAAACCTCACCCAAGAGAGTAATATTAATATAGGATTCGATTATGGTGCCTACCCCGCTGCACGAACGATTACCTTAGGTCTGAACGTTGAATTTTAA
- a CDS encoding RNA polymerase sigma factor, which yields MEKYNTNEVLINDLSKGKEEAYIFLLEKYHRKLFSYTLTLINDRTLAQDIVQNTFIKTWRFRKKLKPDHSIQSFLYKMVYHEFVDEYRQGKKLLPLEDKYYKQMFEILDETNEYKLERFLNLMSKEIDKLPPKCREIFTLSKQEGLTNKEISEHLSISIRTVEAQIGKAYNKLRNRLNEQYKTVFFLYFKGTNSYA from the coding sequence ATGGAGAAGTACAATACGAATGAGGTTTTAATCAATGATTTAAGCAAAGGGAAGGAAGAAGCCTACATCTTTTTATTGGAAAAATATCATCGAAAACTTTTCTCGTATACGCTTACATTAATCAACGACAGGACCTTAGCTCAAGATATAGTGCAGAATACATTTATTAAAACATGGCGTTTTCGCAAAAAACTAAAACCAGACCACTCTATACAGAGCTTCTTGTACAAAATGGTATACCATGAATTTGTGGACGAATACCGCCAAGGCAAAAAACTACTGCCACTAGAAGATAAGTATTACAAACAAATGTTTGAGATATTGGACGAAACAAATGAATATAAATTGGAACGTTTTCTTAACCTCATGTCAAAAGAAATTGATAAACTTCCTCCCAAATGCCGTGAAATTTTTACACTCAGCAAGCAAGAAGGGCTTACAAACAAGGAAATATCAGAACATCTTTCCATATCAATCCGTACGGTTGAAGCACAAATAGGAAAAGCCTACAACAAACTACGTAATCGTCTCAACGAGCAGTACAAAACAGTATTTTTTCTATATTTCAAAGGCACAAATTCGTATGCATAG
- a CDS encoding glycoside hydrolase family 28 protein — MKRYKLIVFSILSLSISCVKKQSTVEVDEIKIKAPFEMPSIKIPDFSNCKKFLITDFGAEKGDKEATSFAIEAAITEANKNGGGIVVIPAGEWLTNKIHFKSNVNLHLNEGAILLFSENPQDYLPPVQTTWEGMECYNYSPLIYAFECKNIAITGKGTLQAKMDVWKEWFARPEPHLKSLKRLYYMSSSNKPVVDRQMVNDSAHFRPQFIQFNRSENILLDGISIVNSPFWTIHPYLSKNIVIRNLEVTAHGHNNDGVDPEMSQNILIENCVFDQGDDAIAIKSGRNQDAWRLNTPSKNIVMRNCTIKNGHQLLAIGSELSGGVENVIVENCTVLENAEMFNLVFVKTNERRGGYAKNIFVQNIKAGTLKKSVLGIETDVLYQWRNLVPTIEKRLTTIGDVYISDIKVDKAMYVSRIIGDEALPVNNVVLTNIAVDSLEVQKYNNENITNFTGN; from the coding sequence ATGAAACGGTATAAACTTATTGTCTTTTCAATATTGTCATTATCTATCTCATGCGTAAAGAAGCAATCTACAGTAGAAGTAGATGAGATTAAGATTAAAGCTCCTTTTGAGATGCCCAGTATAAAAATTCCTGATTTCAGCAATTGTAAAAAGTTTTTGATTACTGATTTTGGTGCTGAAAAAGGAGATAAAGAAGCGACATCTTTCGCAATTGAAGCAGCCATTACGGAAGCTAATAAGAATGGTGGAGGTATAGTTGTAATTCCTGCAGGAGAGTGGTTAACAAACAAAATTCATTTCAAAAGTAATGTAAACCTTCATTTAAACGAGGGAGCTATTTTACTTTTTTCCGAAAACCCTCAAGATTATTTACCGCCCGTTCAAACCACATGGGAAGGAATGGAGTGTTATAATTATTCACCACTTATTTATGCATTTGAGTGTAAGAATATAGCCATTACGGGAAAGGGAACACTTCAAGCCAAAATGGATGTTTGGAAAGAGTGGTTTGCAAGGCCAGAACCACATTTAAAGAGTTTAAAAAGGCTTTATTATATGTCTTCATCTAATAAACCGGTAGTAGATAGGCAAATGGTCAATGACTCAGCTCACTTTCGACCGCAGTTTATACAATTCAATCGGAGTGAGAACATTTTACTAGATGGAATATCCATTGTAAATAGCCCTTTTTGGACGATACACCCGTATCTTTCAAAAAATATAGTTATTCGAAATTTAGAAGTTACGGCCCACGGTCACAATAATGATGGTGTTGATCCTGAAATGAGTCAGAATATTTTAATTGAAAATTGTGTTTTTGACCAAGGGGATGATGCAATTGCTATAAAATCAGGCAGAAATCAGGATGCATGGAGATTAAATACACCATCTAAGAATATTGTCATGAGAAACTGTACTATTAAAAATGGCCATCAGTTATTGGCTATTGGAAGTGAACTGTCAGGCGGAGTTGAGAATGTAATTGTGGAAAATTGTACTGTTTTAGAAAATGCCGAGATGTTTAACTTAGTATTTGTTAAGACTAATGAGCGGCGTGGAGGTTATGCCAAAAACATCTTTGTGCAAAATATTAAAGCCGGTACATTAAAGAAAAGTGTATTAGGTATTGAAACAGATGTGCTATATCAGTGGCGTAACCTAGTGCCTACAATTGAAAAGAGACTGACTACTATTGGTGATGTATATATCTCTGATATTAAGGTTGATAAAGCAATGTATGTGTCTCGGATTATAGGTGATGAGGCGCTTCCTGTAAATAATGTAGTTCTTACTAATATAGCTGTAGATTCGTTAGAGGTACAAAAGTATAATAATGAAAACATAACAAATTTTACCGGGAATTGA